One bacterium genomic window, GCCATCCCAGCTGTCAGAAGTTGGGATTTGGCTCCGGCGGCAAGATCCAGGTAGAGACTGCCTCCCCGAATCTCAAAGAGTCCTTCACGTTTATCTGAAGGGAAAGAACTCCTGACCTCTTCGCCCACCTCGCAGCAGCACGGGCCGATGGACGGGCCCAGTGCCGCCACAAGGCTGTCCGGTCCGGAACCTGTCAGGGTTATGAGTGCTCTGACGCCCTTGGCGGCAAGGCCCGAGGCCAGGCTGCGCCACCCGCAGTGGATGGCTGCCACGGCGCCGGTGGCTGTGTCTCCTGTCAGGATGGGAAGGCAGTCGGCCGTCCGGATACCGACGGCGGTGCCGGGAATGTCCGTGACCATGGCGTCCCCCTCGTCGAAGCGGAAGTGGTTGGAAG contains:
- a CDS encoding polyphenol oxidase family protein, which encodes MTVLRSTLLGQAGFEHGFGTRLTVREDYPGDVHILVQVHGERVVVLTDEGGRRKKEGGRSSLNTSYQPLPSNHFRFDEGDAMVTDIPGTAVGIRTADCLPILTGDTATGAVAAIHCGWRSLASGLAAKGVRALITLTGSGPDSLVAALGPSIGPCCCEVGEEVRSSFPSDKREGLFEIRGGSLYLDLAAGAKSQLLTAGMAADSIEEITGCTLCDRELLLSFRGGDEEERMVSFIRAAGN